TCCATCTTCTCCTTCTGGACCAGCTTGGGCGCGTCTACAAACTCCCGACCGTTGAAGAGGATGACGCCGGCCGTCACGAAGCTAGCTGTGCCCCAGAACAGCACATACGCCAGGGTCTCCGTCCACGTGTCACCTGAGGGGGGGAGACACGCAGGGTGACTACAGGTAATAACTAGGTACTGAAAAAGTACCCATTGATAGCACATACTTGCCTAGTCAATACCAGTGGAAAGTGTTGTAAAACGAAGTACGGCAAAATGTGTTTATGGGACCAAATCCTAACTTGAGATTGGTGCAGGTGTAACTAGAATTTTCAAACAAAGTCCATGCCCCTATTAGGATTCAATGCAGAATTGACAAGGGAGTCCACTGCGGTCTTACCAGCCATGAGGAGGCAGATGATACACATGGAGAATGCCACAACCATGATAATGGGCAactaaagggggagaggggaaatgGGAGTTAAATAAGATAACGAAATCTCAATCTACCACCTGTGACTGAAACCAACACATATTGTAGCCAATCAGTACACATAGCAGTGATCAGGCCTAGCCAATCAGATCTCACCGTGAGGAACTTCCAGTCTTTGGTCTCATGCAGGGGTGTGGTCATGTCTGCCTCATCAATGGAATAGTTACCCAGGAACAGATCAATAGAGTCCTGATGATCAGGAGAGATGTCTCAATTATCAGTTACCACACAAGTCAAGCATTTTTTATTAGTCACATTTACAAAAACATGACTAATAACTGGCACACAtgcacagtagacacacacacctgtctgaaGCCATCTGAGAAGTTGTTCTTGTAGTATCTGATCATGgagttccatccatccatcaccagCCCCCATTGTGTCCTCTTCCCTGTTCTGAGACATGAGCAACTCTTCAGTCATCCTCAGTCATCCTTGTcataatctctcacacacactacaaatATTCATCCACGTCATCCTCCACCCTTTCCTGAGCACGCTCTTACTCAAGAGTTGTCTTCCTGGTGATAACAAAGGTCACTAGCAAAAcatcctactccttcctccctgtTCTAAGGGCACCAGTCCATTCAATACTCATCACCAAAACCAGTACAATGTTTTTATGTAGTTCATAGCCAATAATGCATGGCCAACTTCATAGGTATGTGGGGTGTGACTGACAGTGGGATGGTACTGTGCCAGCAGAAAGACAACTAGTTCTCTGTCATTGTTAAAATGGACAAGTTCTATTGGAATCCATGAAGAGAGCTAGTCCTGTGCCTTAGTTTGCTAATCACTAGATTAGCAAGAAACACGTgagcccctctctctcaccttgtgAAGTCCGTCTTCAAGGCCCCTGTGCCAGCATACTGCTTGGCACACGCATTGGCATTGTCTGCCCACGCTGCAGCGAGCAAGtgtgagagaggaaaaggggggtgGAAGAAAGAAAACAGATTTAGTGAGTGGAAAGAGGGGAGGATTTCAATCATGTTAACAAACCGTAGTGTTGGAATAATCTCATAAGGAAGACAATGCTGTGCTCGTGCTGGCAGAGGGGTAGGAAAGTGTGCAGATTTCAGCTGAGGATCACCATTTTTGTAGATCTTCTCGAAGTCGGACTGATCTTCAATCCTCTGGCCCATGTGGAGAACTCCCAGTCGCTGCAGATAAACAAAGATGTGTGGTGAGATACTGCAGTGGCCTGACTACAGGGGGCAAGGAGGAACCAAGATGGTCGCCATCAGATTCAGCACTGTTGTTTACCCGAAAGACCTTGATGCAACTGCACCTTCATCACCCTGTGGGTCAACCAGCAGCCTAACTACTACACTATTAATACATGTTTCAATGACAATTTAACCCACAGTGCTAAAACAGTTGAATAAAACACAATGGTACCTGAAGTATTTAATGTACCTGGGTGAGATGAGACCTGACCTTTTCACAGCCCAAATAGGGTCAGATAACTAAAACAGCCCACAGTCAAAGTCCACAGAGACAGCAGCTTTAGTCAAAGGCCTTCAACATAAAGTTTGGAATTTCCAGTCTCTGTTTTGTCAGTTTGTTGCTCATTTGCAAATGTGGGTCAAGTGAGTCGAAGAAGTTGTGAAACGCATGACTTTGTCAAGTCAAAGGTCTGTTAGGTCAAAATGGACGAGCTCCTCATAAAATGTGGTTTGCCATTAAGATTTTTACCATTGCTTTTACAGAATGTAAAAGGGGAGGCTAAGTCTACACCTTTAATGAACAGTAAAACTCCTGAGGTGGAACCGAGAGGAACATGACATTGCTCATTATGTCAAAGACAGATAGTGTGTCTAGATGTGGTGGAAGTGCTTAAATCAGGGATGTCAAACTCATTCcgtggagggcctagtgtctgctggttttgtgtttttccttgcaattaagacctagacaaccaggtgtggaGAGTTCATTACTagttagtgaccttaattcatcaatcaagtacaaggaagGAGAGAACCTGTTGCCACTTGGCCCACCGTGGAAGGAGTTTGACACCTGTGGTCTAGATGGACGtggtaggagtgtgtgtgtgatatatatatatatataaaaaatggaCATGTCTAGTCAGTGTGGGCGTGTCTGGTTGGTGGTTCCCACCTCCAGCTGTGACTGCAGTGAGCGTCGTGCCAGCAGACTCTGGATGACGTTGGTACGGTCCAAACAGTCCATGCAGTTACTGCGGAACATCCCTTCCTGTTGCACCAGAACGTTCCCATCCACATCAACCAGGAAGTACCTGACCAACCAATCAAACAATTTGATTTCTATAATATTTACAATAACATTTGTCACAAAACAAATCAgcaaaccacagagagagatgaacaccCCCCCCATGCAGACTAAATACTTACCCATACTCGTCCTGCATCTCTGTCACCATATCGACTAAGATCTGCAGGCGATGCCACCTCATCCGACTGCATTCCTTGTGGAAGTCAAACGCTATGTACCTAGAGGTGCACGGTACAGGGAGAAAAGTTATGTAAAATCCAATTAAATCATTTTCTGTAAGGGGTTATTTGGAGTTCCATGGCTTTAGACAGAATGTTCAcccctaaaaaataaataaatacatgaatGACGTTAGAAGAAGACGGGCATAGTGGGATCAGAATGAATGATGGGGAAAAGCTATAGTCCTTACTTGACCATGCAGTTGCCCAAGCTGGACACCATTTTGTCAAAGGCCTGTTCCAATTGCTTCTCTGAGCCTTTCTGGTCAATCAGATttaaaatcacttgctttccatAAATGATGATCTGCGAGTCAAAATGCCTTTGGAAGCCATCCAGCTGTGAAAGCAGGACAATAAAGGTAGGAAAGACTTGACTCAGTATAGTAATCCTCAATATCACACCTCTACTGTAATTAAATGACTTGTACTGTACATTAACATGTTTGAACATGAAATAAACAATGGAATATTGTAACAGGTAGCTTACA
The window above is part of the Oncorhynchus masou masou isolate Uvic2021 chromosome 30, UVic_Omas_1.1, whole genome shotgun sequence genome. Proteins encoded here:
- the LOC135522073 gene encoding phosphatidylinositol-3-phosphatase SAC1-B-like, coding for MATAYEKFNLHTTPEKFYIEACDDGSNDALSIDRVSTEMILTVRKDIPPHAVTRPICGIMGTIRLVAGTYLIVVTKKKKVGDLLGHAVWKAMDFDVISYKKTVLHLTDNQMQDNKAFLSMINSVLLTDGFYFATDYDLTHTLQRLANTSPEFQEMSLLERADQRFVWNGHLLREFMPQPELHRFAFPVVHGFIIMKSCCINGKIFDWNVISRRSCFRAGVRYYVRGIDSEGHAANFVETEQIVQYSGGKASFVQTRGSIPFYWSQRPNLKYKPKPQISKTIDHLDGFQRHFDSQIIIYGKQVILNLIDQKGSEKQLEQAFDKMVSSLGNCMVKYIAFDFHKECSRMRWHRLQILVDMVTEMQDEYGYFLVDVDGNVLVQQEGMFRSNCMDCLDRTNVIQSLLARRSLQSQLERLGVLHMGQRIEDQSDFEKIYKNAWADNANACAKQYAGTGALKTDFTRTGKRTQWGLVMDGWNSMIRYYKNNFSDGFRQDSIDLFLGNYSIDEADMTTPLHETKDWKFLTLPIIMVVAFSMCIICLLMAGDTWTETLAYVLFWGTASFVTAGVILFNGREFVDAPKLVQKEKMD